A window of the Candidatus Tisiphia endosymbiont of Dascillus cervinus genome harbors these coding sequences:
- the gyrA gene encoding DNA topoisomerase (ATP-hydrolyzing) subunit A gives MKGSYLDYAMSVIVSRAIPDVRDGLKPVHRRILYAMYEASNYFNKPYRKSARTVGDVMGKYHPHGDAAIYDSLVRMAQDFSLRLPLVDGQGNFGSRDGDAAAAMRYTESRLAKVAHTLLEDIDKETIDFTPNYDGSEKEPLVLPSMFPNLLVNGTNGIAVGMATNIPPHNLGEIIDACCLYVDNNDVEILELMSVVKGPDFPTACIVLGTSGIRSAYLTGRGSILTRGRSEIEEISNNRQAIIITEIPYMVNKAKLVEKIAELVKEKRIEGISDLRDESNKDGIRVVIEIKKDVVAEVVLNQIYSYTQLQTSFGVIMLALRDGLPEVMNLKEVIAAFVNFREIVITRRTIYLLNKARDKAHILLGLMIAVSSIDEVIRIIKSSNDPASAKEQLMQRTWDASSIIDLVKLVDDRAMIADDGKCYFTETQTKAILEMRLQRLTAMEKNKLENDLAELATEISGYTDILASREKLLDILKNELIRIKDEFATPRLTSIELGDFDQDIEDLIQREEMVVTVTLGGYIKRVPLATYRAQKRGGKGRAGLSMRDEDITTQIFVGSTHTPMLFFSNTGQVYSLKLYKLPLGNPQSKGRPIVNILPLKEGERINNIMPLPENQDEWDNLNIIFATSKGNIRRNDLSDFKRIQSNGKIAIRLDDNDHLIDVKVCKDEDHVLLATKAGKAIRFPASSVRVFKSRTSDGVRGMRIAASDYVISMTILKGIACTMEEREAYLSIPIENRLLIADGKEFTQEEFGVQLNKEQILEMAISEEFILTVSENGFGKRSSAYEYRITNRGGSGIVNMDVSDKTGLVVGVMPVDMSDELMLITNNGKLIRCKLESVRITGRNTSGVILFKTEQGEKVVSTALIADSPEEEVDVDILE, from the coding sequence ATGAAAGGCTCTTACTTAGATTATGCTATGAGTGTAATCGTCAGTAGAGCCATTCCAGATGTACGTGATGGTCTGAAGCCAGTGCATCGCAGAATCCTTTATGCAATGTATGAAGCATCTAATTACTTTAACAAACCTTATCGTAAGTCAGCAAGAACTGTCGGTGATGTGATGGGTAAATACCATCCGCATGGCGACGCTGCAATTTATGACTCATTAGTGAGAATGGCACAGGATTTCTCTTTAAGATTACCGCTCGTTGATGGGCAGGGTAATTTTGGTTCAAGAGATGGTGATGCTGCCGCTGCTATGAGGTATACAGAGTCAAGACTTGCTAAAGTTGCTCATACATTGCTTGAAGATATTGATAAAGAAACCATTGATTTTACGCCAAATTATGATGGTTCTGAAAAAGAACCATTGGTACTACCATCAATGTTTCCCAATCTCTTGGTGAACGGAACTAATGGTATTGCTGTTGGCATGGCTACCAATATTCCACCTCATAATCTTGGAGAAATAATAGATGCTTGTTGCCTATATGTTGATAATAATGATGTAGAAATATTAGAACTTATGTCAGTAGTTAAAGGACCTGACTTTCCTACTGCTTGTATCGTACTTGGTACAAGCGGTATTAGGTCAGCTTATTTAACAGGTAGGGGTAGTATTCTAACTAGAGGGCGCAGCGAAATTGAAGAGATATCTAATAATAGGCAGGCTATTATTATTACAGAAATACCATATATGGTTAATAAAGCTAAATTGGTTGAGAAAATTGCCGAACTGGTCAAGGAAAAACGTATTGAAGGTATCAGTGATCTTAGAGATGAATCAAATAAAGATGGTATTCGAGTAGTAATTGAAATAAAGAAAGATGTTGTAGCAGAAGTGGTGCTAAATCAAATATATTCCTATACTCAGCTGCAAACTAGTTTTGGTGTAATTATGTTAGCTCTAAGAGATGGGCTACCCGAAGTTATGAACTTAAAAGAAGTGATAGCTGCTTTTGTCAATTTTAGAGAAATAGTAATAACTCGCAGGACGATATATTTGTTAAATAAGGCTCGTGATAAGGCACATATTTTATTGGGACTAATGATTGCTGTTAGTAGTATTGATGAGGTTATTAGAATAATTAAATCTTCAAATGATCCGGCAAGTGCTAAAGAGCAACTAATGCAAAGAACTTGGGATGCGTCATCTATAATAGATCTAGTAAAACTTGTTGATGATAGAGCAATGATAGCAGATGATGGTAAATGTTATTTTACTGAAACACAAACAAAAGCAATTCTTGAAATGCGATTGCAACGTTTAACTGCTATGGAGAAAAATAAATTAGAAAATGATCTTGCAGAACTAGCTACGGAGATTAGCGGTTATACTGACATTCTAGCATCACGTGAGAAACTTCTAGATATCCTAAAAAATGAGTTAATTAGAATCAAAGATGAATTCGCTACTCCCCGCCTTACTAGCATTGAATTAGGTGACTTTGATCAAGATATTGAGGATCTTATCCAAAGAGAAGAAATGGTTGTGACCGTGACATTGGGCGGTTATATTAAACGTGTACCTCTTGCCACCTATAGAGCACAGAAACGAGGAGGAAAGGGAAGGGCAGGGCTGTCAATGAGAGACGAAGATATTACCACTCAAATATTTGTTGGTAGTACTCACACACCGATGTTGTTTTTCTCAAATACCGGGCAGGTATACAGCTTAAAATTATATAAACTGCCACTTGGTAATCCTCAGAGTAAAGGAAGACCAATAGTCAACATTTTACCTTTAAAAGAAGGAGAACGTATAAATAATATTATGCCATTGCCTGAAAATCAGGATGAGTGGGATAATTTGAATATTATTTTTGCTACAAGCAAAGGTAACATTAGAAGGAATGATTTATCAGACTTTAAACGTATTCAATCAAATGGTAAAATTGCTATTAGGCTTGATGATAATGACCATTTAATAGATGTTAAAGTTTGTAAGGATGAAGACCATGTTTTACTGGCAACCAAAGCTGGTAAAGCTATAAGATTCCCAGCTAGTTCAGTTAGGGTATTTAAAAGCCGTACTTCTGATGGTGTAAGAGGTATGAGGATTGCTGCTAGTGACTACGTTATCTCTATGACAATATTAAAAGGCATAGCATGTACAATGGAGGAAAGGGAAGCCTATTTATCAATTCCTATAGAAAATAGGTTGTTAATCGCTGATGGCAAGGAATTCACTCAGGAAGAATTTGGTGTACAGTTAAATAAAGAACAGATTTTAGAAATGGCTATTTCAGAAGAATTTATTCTTACCGTTAGTGAAAATGGTTTTGGAAAAAGAAGTTCCGCATACGAATATAGGATTACTAACCGTGGTGGTAGTGGTATTGTTAATATGGATGTGTCTGATAAAACTGGATTAGTTGTTGGAGTAATGCCGGTTGATATGTCTGATGAGTTGATGTTAATTA